AAATACTGTCCCAGATACGTCACAAtaccctgatttacatattacacgtggtctgacccggaaacaggtgggtgttgctccggccgctcttctcaggacccgacccacggtggtggaggcaggaactccaacgttaaaggggcggtaagtgacctgacaccatttactcgccTCGATCatcccatttccgccaggcggggatacttaaaatcggccacacttttcctgacctccgccctaatatcaatcttcgaagcccacaagctggtccattgtctcaaactgcaccggttcacaacacgtggagggaaattttcaccatcgctgggggctgaaccGATGGagtggatcaccccccccccccccccaaccccccgctgAAAGAACCGGCCCGATcttaatttctgctccgtcagtttaccgcccaagcagtgaaggtgaaattaccccctacgtctctgacccgaagcttctacaggtgtgtgaaagacatcagacagtgtttgccaaacactaacatgaatgtgggcgaatggatcCATGTATTCGGGcaaaaggtgataacccccctccaTAGAGACAGGATCCCTATACcatggagtcgaagaggggtgCGCCCCCGACAGCagtgggacacactgaagcgaggtgcggcctaggcaaaggctccatggggaaaggccactgagTAAGGCtctttcaccttgtattgtacatcatGTCTTAGAAAATATATACTGTGTGTTGAATTGTAAAAATTGAATCGTAGTGTGCACGATCTGTATTGattattttgaattgtaactgtgatatttacattgaactgtgtgcatccataaattttatgaaataaactatattttgaaatacaaaaaaaaagttccGGTCTCACCGTCTCTGTTGTCAGTGGACAGTGAAGAGAGTAAATACTAAAGATGTGGGGAGTAATGGAACGAGTATCTATAGGGACTGTAGGGGAGCAAAGGGGTttggtgtccaggtacaccaaaCAATAAAGGTCTGTTATTATTGGATGGTGAAGAGTGGAAAGCGAGCGCACCATGTACCAAAAATAACATTGAAgatcccaatttctaggctgtcatatcgcaatgaatagaaagatatgctgatagggttagatgaagaagggtgacaggaggctcatgtggagcataatccCCGGCATGGACcttctgcacattctatgtaattctattgctggcaccaggtgagaaataggagaattTTCCTAATGGTGAGAAATTGGGGACTGTCGAGGAGCAAAGAGGCTTAGGTgtccaggtacagcaatcaaaaaaactagtgcacatgcaccaaaaattattttaaatttcgaGGCTGTCGTATCCCAAGGTACCACTTTCAgctctctggaatttgctgatacaatcaggccccactgcctcactcgctggtccattccatacatccagcgccatctgcattaaaaaaagttacattcaagcattctgctcatccaataccccaggtagagaagactaatagtgccgggaggacccagaccatcagccttatgtgagtttagacatttctgttttaaattcagcttattgtatttgcagttttttttccttttttgctgcatttcaaattttatttcattcttgcacGTTTTGCattttgaacaaattctccaaaccctgtccgcagtgagtgctgaatccggtcactttgattgacagctctctcctccccccgtctccagGGCTGACAACTTCCACCACGTGACACTCTGAAGCGTCACACACGTTTTCGCGCTGACGTCACGAGGCGTAGGTGCCGCTCGGGCCAGAGGGATGCCGCACATGCGCCGCGCGGTTCCTGTGCCGCGTTCCCTCAGCAACAGGCCGGCGCCGGGAAGATGACGGCGGGCGGGcggtgctgtgggcgggggcgaggccgacagagggagggcccgcacccgggagtggcctgagaggggagggtggggagacgggggaagttactcggggcctcctgcgggccccgtgaatctccactctgtcagcgcccggtgtcgagctgggctcgggggggagtcactctcccgcctccccgtcaaacgggccgtgggtcggagcccaaaagtgagcgagaatcaaacagcacagagagaggccgctcggcccatcgcgcctgtgccggctctgtgaaagaggccgctcggcccatcgcgcctgtgccggctctgtgaaagaggccgctcggcccatcgcgcctctcctggctctttgaaagaggccgctcggcccatcgcgcctgtgccggccctgtgaaagagcgatctcattagtcccactcccccctgctctttccccacagtcccgcaaatttccgcccttcaaggattgacccgattcccttttgaaagttattattgaatctgctcccaccgccctttcaggcagtgaattccagatcagaacaactcgctgccgaaaaacattctcctcatctccctctggctcttttcccaattcccttcaatctgtgtcctctggttaccgaccctcccgcctgtggcaacagtttctccccatcgactccattaaaacccctcctcattttcaacccctctattaaatctccccttaaccgtctctgctcgaaggagaacaatcccagcttctccagtctctcccggtaactgaagtccctcatccccggtaccattctggtaaatctcccctgaaccttctctgctccaaagagagtaatcgcagcttctctattctctccacataattattattatttattaagtgggttgtgctgggtatctggaagctgtaattcggtgagtagaaagcagtgggaggataagtctgcagattgattttgggagatggtgaagacggtgatcgtggattcagacaaaggagggaggtggtctttgagaccgtccgtgctctgttgtaagatctcactgtgtgtgtcttgttccaaaagttcccatttgtacctgtgacctgactggcgaAGTCTGGGAActcgactgctgctgtgaccctgactgttcctccGCGGACATCAGTGTCTTCCCCActtgtctgccgggcagtgaaccgtaagtttctgtttgtgtgttactacattggctcccgatccgacaAAGGCTCGATTTTAAGACactcatcctcgtattcaaatccctccatggtcctcgccccctccctatctctgtaacctcctccaaccgaattaatctccaccgacaaccccatgtcactccacccgatcatggattctaccccacccatttatctccgcGCACAGCCCATATACACTcgacgcacagtcagtgctggaacactcagtcttgttatacacacagtcagtgctgggacactctgtcctgttatacacattgtcagtgctgggacactcagttctgttatacaccttgtcagtgctgggacactcatgtctgttatacacacagtcagtgctgggacactcagtcctgttatacacacagtcagtgctgggacaatcagtcctgttatacagtcaGGGCTGggccattcagtcctgttatacacacactcagcgctgaaacactcagtcctgttatacacagtcatataaataaataacttgaaaaaaagaatgaaatctccaggacctgatggttcccacctcacggtattaaaggaaacgggtggggaaattgcagatgcattagtcataatttcccaTAGCTCTCTAGACTGAGGAATTGTGCTTTTGGAtatgaaatttgaaaatgtcactccgttatttaagaaaggagggagggagaaaccaagaAAAtatagacctgtcagtttaaagtcagttgttgggaaattactgaaatctatcatcaGAAACAAAATGAGCTGTTCAAAGAGAGTGAAGATGGATTGTGAAGGGCAGCTCATGTCTGAGTAATCTAGTTGAACGTTGTGAGctcactaacaaggtggacaggggattgaatatggatgttgtctatatggacttccagaaagcatttgataaggttcagcacaagagatgaatgaataaaagtgcacaaaattgaaagttgctttgtgacttgggttggaattggttgggtggtcggagaagagagtagggataaagggaatgttctttgattggcgaattttaaaaatcgtatccccagggatctgtactcagcttttcaccatatttatcaataacttggatgaaggaatagagagttgtagatccaagtttccaggtgacactaagttaggaggcacaggaagtggtgtagatgggagcaggaagttacaaagagacagtttaagtgaatgaacaaactgtggcaggtggagttcaatgtggggaagagtgagatcattcactttggatgcaaaaaggaaacattggagtattttcttaaagtgagagactgggaacggtgcagaagcaaagggatttgggtgtccatgtacacaaatcactaaaagctcgggcacagataaaaaatcacagactaatggaatgttggcctttatctcgaggactggaatacaaaggggaggaagtgacgcttcggaacaagagggcataagcttaaatttagagctagggcaTCTAGCATTGAAATCAGGAATCTCTTTTTCACtcaagtgtagtggaaatctgctcaggctgattgaagtggaccctgtgatataatagaattttctgtcctgtcagacttggacatcttgtagatccatcttttaaaaaggtggaggaactcagttctaagatggattccacttacttcatcataagtcctcaatcaccttgtcttatcatcgagatatcaaggacAAGAAaaactgtgtttaaaagaaagctgatttatttgacacttgtacagaattcTGATACTGCAGTCCAGTGAAAtggattattaacatcagaaacaacccccaactgccagaatgaacacgGTTTACTCCTGAATGCGATTAACAGCAgtgataacagcagaatccaaccaatgcagtcacatgtgaactcgctggtgtattagTAGGTTGGTTgacagagtgaatcccttcccacacacggagcaggtgaacggcctctccccagtgtgaatacgttggtgtctcagtagatcccttgttcttttaaagctcttctcacagtcagaacattgaaaggGTCTTTTCTCAGTGTGAACATGTTGATGTTCACTGAGgtaggatgaacgagtgaatcccttcccacacacggagcaggtgaacagcctctccccattgtgaataTATTGGTGTGtctgcaggttggatgactgactgaatctcttcccacactcagtgcagttgaacggcttctccccagtgtgagtacgttggtgtgtcagtagatccttttttcttttaaagctcttctcacagtcagaacatttaaaaggtcttttatcagtgtgaacaagttgatgtgtcagaaggctggatgaatgagtgaatcccttcccacacacggagcaggtgaacggcctctccccagtgtgaattcgctggtgtctcaaccggtgggatgatcgagtgaatcccttcccacacacggagcaggtgaacggcctctccccagtgtgaactcgctggtgtatcaggaggctggatgactgagtgaatcccttcccacacacggagcaggtgaacggcctttccccagtgtgagtgcgttggtgtgtcagcagatcactttttcttttaaagctcttctcacagtcagaacatttgaaaagtctcttatcagtgtgaacaagctgatgttcaataaggctggatgactgagtgaatcccttcccacacacggagcaggtgaacggcctctccccagtgtgaactcgctggtgtgtcagcaggttggatgactgagtgaatcccttcccacactcattgcaggtgaacggcctctccccagtgtgagtgcgttggagtttcagcagctcatttctgctttttaaactcttgtcacagtcaaaatatttaagaggtctcttatcagtgtgaacaagttgatgttcaatgaggctggacgagagagtgaatctcatcccacacatggagcaggtgaatggcctctccccagtgtgaactcgctggtgcgcctgcaggtgggatgactgagtgaatcccttcccacacacggagcaggtgaacggcctctccccagtgtgtctgcgtcgatgagtttccagctgggacgggtaattgaatcccttcccacagtccccacatttccacgatTTCTCCATCctacgggtgtccttgtgtctctccaggttggacgatcagttgaagcctcgtccacacacagaacatgtgtccggtttctccccgctgtgaatggtgcgatgtttttacaggttgtggaactggttaaagctctttccacaatcagtgcactggagtttacaaaagtcctcactgtgaatacagaatagaaattcagaacaggcaattctagtttctatggaacattcttcctgctcattcccccagactgtaaatccccgtctcacacactcaccctcctccctctgctggaacccaaacccatcacaccatctccaacatttgggtTGGGTTGGAGGCCTTGAATCTGAGTTGGGAAATATAATTGGAGAAACATGATTCAATTTAGAAACTAAACTATTCAAAATCAAAGAACATGGATTATTGTAATTAATATAGTCCTTTCACGCCTAGTGGGAAAGAAGTGATGTCTGGGCTGCGGATGAGTGTTTGCGCCCGGTTAcacagcgtgtccctctctctccgcttcaaATTCGCTTCCTTTGGCTCACGGCCTCATTCACGCATCCAgctgactgcagccctttaaagctCGACTGGAGTCATCCTTTGTTTATTGACTTGACCCATTGCCACCCACCTTGCCTTGCAGCTTCATCCCTTTTTTTGcttcatcactcctgccctccaccctatcacagaccttcccttttgttctttccctccccgccccctctttccctgcctctctccttgcttaaaaactgttaattctttcacttcttcaagttctgacaaaaccttaacactaatctgaaacgttaactgtttcattctccgcggatgctgcctgacttgctgaggatttccagcattttctctttatgtttcacatttccagcatccgtagtattttgcttttgattggtgaACCTCGCCCTTTCACACCCCATCACAGAAATATCGGCAAGAGGGTTTTACAATGGCGATAATCTTACCCAACATGCCCCGCGCGGTAGAATACGTTCTATCTGAATTCGAAGGGGAGCAGCGCGCAGCCGCGGGAAGGGCCCATGGCCAGAGCATGCGCGGTGCTGGTCGGAGACAGTGAGCGGGGCCaagcggagtctcagcaacatCGAGTGCGGCTCAGAACCCGAATCAGAGCCGGGGGGCCCGGCGGACGGGCGGCCCGGGTGCCCTTAGCACCATTAAACCCCTCACCCAGCGCCTCCCTCGTCCCacccgccgcttcccggtttcttctcctgtttccaccgagtccgactcgcgacAAACTGCAGGACCGAAGCGCTCCCAGAATGCAGGGCGGGCCTGGGGAGCATGCGCAGTTTGATCGCgaaatcagcgccttggagagatagagggttTTCTAGgtcgcgggggattgtggggcttCCGGCCGCCATTTGTCACCGGGAGTCGGTCAGTGTTTTTTTGCCGGCGTCGCGCACAGAAGCGTTTCTCGAAATACGGACTGAGGAATTGAGGGtcggtttgctgaacagacactgaccgtacaatgtggaacagtgtttcacaaacatttttcctcgtgacccagtggaaagaaaacacttcccccagggacacaaaacaataatatcttctgactggagttttcatcaaatcccaataaaggtcagtccatgctctttacttcatttcaagtaataactaaaattagacatcgacgttacttgaaaaacatttgaaatattgtgtaaatacagtaaataagagttcaggttgagtttcacttacttaatgtgacgggtgggtctgcctgttgttcatgatctcgttccaatctggatcacaagatgaaagcgctccacgcatatcaggtgcgctgttgtgtcggtttctttctcttgtttttaacgttctcaaagtcgaaaatcccagttcgcacatgtaAGTTGTTAttaacggcagcaacaacagaacagtAATCTTACGCAACAGAgaatattctttgaaagcactgatcgaaAAAAAGTGATAAACTAAATGACTTGTGGCGTGCTTTCAGTATGCcatcacaggtgagtcgcaccagctcgttttcttgctcaagcatcaagtttagcttcattacctattcaggattttcgaaagcaaaaggatctttcacccaacgctcttccatcaaattttcaaatccctctgcagggaagtaacGACttaaatggtcagacagagcagcgagatgtaactgtatgacacatttcatatcattccctttatcttcattgatgctgttcttctcaatgtgttgtaacagtgcTGGGAACATGGAATATCTCGGGTGATTACTTTTCAGTCGGACTTGCTGCAGTTCTAATGAATTTTGGAATGCTTGTATCTGTTCACAGTGTCGAAACAAAtcattgcct
The window above is part of the Heptranchias perlo isolate sHepPer1 unplaced genomic scaffold, sHepPer1.hap1 HAP1_SCAFFOLD_70, whole genome shotgun sequence genome. Proteins encoded here:
- the LOC137318388 gene encoding zinc finger protein 229-like, whose product is MEKSWKCGDCGKGFNYPSQLETHRRRHTGERPFTCSVCGKGFTQSSHLQAHQRVHTGERPFTCSMCGMRFTLSNELLKLQRTHTGERPFTCNECGKGFTQSSNLLTHQRVHTGERPFTCSVCGKGFTQSSSLIEHQLVHTDKRLFKCSDCEKSFKRKSDLLTHQRTHTGERPFTCSVCGKGFTQSSSLLIHQRVHTGERPFTCSVCGKGFTRSSHRLRHQRIHTGERPFTCSVCGKGFTHSSSLLTHQLVHTDKRPFKCSDCEKSFKRKKDLLTHQRTHTGEKPFNCTECGKRFSQSSNLQTHQYIHNGERLFTCSVCGKGFTRSSYLSEHQHVHTEKRPFQCSDCEKSFKRTRDLLRHQRIHTGERPFTCSVCGKGFTLSTNLLIHQRVHM